The sequence below is a genomic window from Halomonas halophila.
CAGCGAGACCTTGGCGATCTTGTCGTCGCCCTTCACTTCGCCTTCGCCCAGCGCCGGCAGCACCTGTTCCTCGAGGATCTTCAGGGTCAGCTTGTAGTCGCCCTTGGCGACGGTGAAGGTGAAGTCGGTGTAGTCGCCGGCCGGCGCCACGTTCTGCACGATCATGTCGATCTCGATGTTGGCATCGGCGATCGGGCCGAGAATCTTCGAGGCCACGCCCGGCACGTCCGGGGTGTTGAGCAGGGTCAGCTTGGCCTCGTTGGCGGTGAAGGCGATACCGGAGATCAGCGGTTCTTCCATGGAGTCCTCGTCTTTGTCGGAGTCTGCAACGATCAGGGTGCCGGGGCCGTCCTGGAAACTGGACAGCACACGCAGCGGCACGTTGTACTTGCCGGCGAATTCGACGGCGCGAATCTGCAGTACCTTGGAGCCGAGGCTGGCCAGCTCCAGCATCTCCTCCACGGTGATGGTGTCCAGGCGCTGGGCCTGGGAGCAGACACGTGGGTCGGTGGTATAGACGCCGTCGACGTCGGTGTAGATCTGGCACTCGTCGGCGTTCAGCGCCGCGGCCAGGGCCACGCCGGTGGTGTCGGAGCCACCGCGACCGAGGGTGGTGATGTTGCCCTCTTCGTCGACGCCCTGGAAGCCGGCGACCACGGCCACCTGACCGTCATCCAGGTCCTGGCGCATGTCCTCGGTCTCGATGCGCTGGATACGCGCCTTGGTGTGGGCGCTGTCGGTCATGATGCCGACCTGGGAGCCGGTGTAGGAGGTGGCCGGCACGCCGAGCTTGTGCAGCGCCATGGTCAGCAGCGAGATCGTCACCTGCTCGCCGGTGGAGACCAGCATGTCGAGCTCGCGCGGGGTCGGCTCGTCGTTGATGTCGTTGGCCAGGCCGATCAGGCGGTTGGTCTCGCCACTCATGGCGGACACCACGACCACGACCTGATGGCCGGCGTCACGGAAGCCCTTGACCTTCTCGGCCACGGCCTTGATGCGCTCCACGGAGCCCACCGAGGTACCGCCGAACTTCTGTACGTATAGTGCCATGCGTCGTTGTCCCTCTGTCGATTTAGCGTTGGAATGGATGAAAGTTAAGCGAGGCCGGATACACGAGGGGCCGAAGACGCTGCCGTCTTCGGCCCCGTGACGCCTAGAGCGCCTCCTCGACCCAGGCCGGGACGCTCTCCAGCGCCGCCGGCAGGGCCGCGGCATCGCTGCCGCCGGCCTGGGCCATGTCGGGTCGGCCGCCGCCCTTGCCGCCGACCTGGCCGGCCACGTGGTTGACCAGCGCACCGGCCTTGACCCTGGCGGTGAGGTCGTCGGTGACGCCGGCGATCAGGCTGACCTTGCCGGCGGCCTCGTCGGCCACGCCGAGCACCACGATGCCGGAGCCCAGCTTGTTCTTGAGCTGGTCGAGCATGCCGCGCAGCTCCTTGCCCGAGACGCCTTCCAGGCGCTTGGCCAGGACCTTGACGCCCTTGACCTCACGGGCCTCGTCGAGCAGGTCGTTGCCGGCGGCGCTGGCCAGCTTGGCCTTGAGCCGCTCGAGCTCCTTCTCCAGGCCGCGATTGCGCTCGACCAGCGATTCGACGCGCTCCTCGACCTGCTCGGGCTTGGCCTTGAGACGCTCGCCGATGCGTGACACCCGCGCTTCCTGCTCGCGGAAGTAGGCCAGCGCGGCCTCGCCGGTGATGGCCTCGATGCGGCGCACGCCGGAGGCCACGCCGGCCTCGCTGACGATATGGAAGCAGCCGATGTCGCCGCTGCGACGCACGTGGGTGCCACCGCACAGCTCGATCGAGAAGTCGTCGGCGCCGATGGTCAGCACCCGCACGCTGTCGGCGTACTTGGCTTCGAACAGCGCCGCGGCGCCCTTCGCCTTGGCTTCGTCCAGGGTCATGTGCTCGATGCGGGTGTCGGCGTTGGCCAGCACCTGCTCGTTGACCAGTCGCTCGATCTCGGCCAGCTGCTCGGCGGTCACCGGCTCGAAGTGGCTGAAATCGAAGCGCAGGCGCTCGGGCGTCACCAGCGAGCCCTTCTGCTCGACGTGCTCGCCGAGCACGATGCGCAGCGCCTCGTGCATCAGGTGAGTCGCCGAGTGATTACGCACGCTGGCCGCGCGCAGGCTGGCATCGACCCGCGGCGTCACCGCGTCGCCCACCGCCAGCGCGCCCTCGAGCAGCACGCCGTGATGCAGGTGGTGACCGCTCTGCTTCTGGGTATCGGTGACCAGGAAGCGGCCGCCGTCGAACTCGAGGTAACCGGTGTCACCCACCTGGCCGCCGGATTCGGCGTAGAAGGGCGTGCGATCCAGCACCACCATGCCGCGCTGCTCGACCTCGAGGCCGTCCAGCGGATTGCCCTCGCGGTCGACGATGGCGGTGACCGCGGCCTGGTCCTCGAGACGCTCGTAGCCGGTGAAGTCGGTCTCGCCTTCCAGATCGAGCGAGGCCTCGTAGGCGGCACCGAACTGGCTGGCCGCCCGGGCGCGTTCGCGCTGGGCCTCCAGCTCGCGCTCGAAGCCGGCCTCGTCGAGGGTCACGCCGCGCTCGCGGCAGACGTCGGCGGTCAGGTCGTAGGGGAAGCCGTAGGTGTCATAGAGCTTGAACACCGTCTCGCCCGGCAGGGTGTCGCCCTCGAGGCCGGCCAGCGCCTCCTCGAGCAAGCCCATGCCGTGATCCAGGGTGCGGGCGAACTGCTCCTCTTCCTTCAGCAGCACGCGCTCGATCTGGTGGCGCGCCTCGCGCAGCTCCGGGTAGGCCTCGCCCATCTCGGCGTCCAGCGCGCCCACCAGCTTGTGGAAGAAGCGACCCTGGGCACCCAGCTTGTGTCCGTGACGCACCGCGCGGCGGATGATCCGACGCAGCACATAGCCGCGCCCCTCGTTGGAGGGCAGCACGCCGTCGGTGATCAGGAAGGCGCAGGAGCGGATGTGGTCGGCGATCACGCGCAGCGAGGGCGTGGACGTGTCGTCATGACCGGTGGCCCGGGCCGCCGCCTCGAGCAGGTTCTGGAACAGGTCGATCTCGTAGTTCGAGTGCACGCCCTGCATCACCGCGGCGATGCGCTCCAGGCCCATGCCGGTGTCGATGGACGGCTTGGGCAGCGGATGCATCTCGCCGGCCGCGTCGCGATCGAACTGCATGAACACCAGGTTCCAGATCTCGATGTAGCGGTCGCCGTCCTCCTCGGGGCTGCCGGGAGGGCCGCCCCAGACCTCGGCGCCGTGATCGAAGAAGATCTCGGAGCTGGGGCCGCAGGGGCCGGTGTCGCCCATCTGCCAGAAGTTGTCCTCGTCGAGCTTGGAGAAGCGCTCCGGATCGACGCCGATCTCGTCCTTCCAGATGCGCTCGGCCTCGTCGTCGCTGACGTGCACGGTGACCCACAGCTTCTCCTTCGGCAGCCCCAGCACCTCGGTGAGGAAGGTCCAGGCGAAGCGGATGGCGTCGCGCTTGAAGTAGTCGCCGAAGCTGAAGTTGCCCAGCATCTCGAAGAAGGTGTGGTGGCGGGCGGTGTAGCCGACGTTGTCGAGGTCGTTGTGCTTGCCGCCGGCGCGCACGCAGCGCTGGGCCGAGGTGGCACGGACGTAGGGACGCGGGTCGCGGCCGAGGAAAACGTCCTTGAACGGCACCATCCCGGCGTTGGTGAACAGCAGGGTCGGGTCGTTGCTCGGCACCAGGGAGCTGGACGGCACGATGGTGTGGCCCTGCTCCTCGAAGTAACTCAGAAAGGCCTGTCTGATGTCTGCGCTTTTCATGGGGTATCCGTGGCGATAGGCGTGGTGGCCCGCAGGACGGGCACGGCAGCCATCATCGGACTGCCACCCGGGGCGTTCGCAAAGGGACCCATTATAGCGCAGTCGTCAAGCGACTAAAGGGCGGGGCGTTCAGGCGTCGTCCCAGGCATGGTTCATGGCATGCCGGAGCTGGTCGAAATCGAAGCCGCGGCCGGCCAGGAAGCGTTCGCGACGGGCACGCTCGCGGGGTTCCTGGCCGGGGCCGGAGAAACGCCGGGCCAGGGTCGTGGCGGCGAGCTCGAACCAGTCGACCTCGCCGCCGGCCTCGTCGAAGGCGCCACGAGCGGTGGCGTCATCGACGCCGCGGCGGGAGAGCTCGGCGCGGATGCGCACCGGCCCCTGGCCGCGAGCGACCCGGGAGCGCAGGAAACTCTCGGCGAAGCGCACGTCGGACTGCAGCCCCTGCTCGACCAGCGCGTCGAGGCATGCCTCGACCGCCTCGGGCGCGTGGCCCTTGGCAGCCAGGCGGTCGCGCAGCTCGGCCCGGGCATACTCGCGCCGGGCCAGCAGGCGGATGGCATCGTCGCGGGGCGTGGCATCCTCCGATCGCACAGGGCCCGCCATGGATCAGGACGACTCGCCGCCCGCGTCGGTGTCCGCCTCGGCCTCGGCGCTCTCTTCCTTGGGCTCCGGCGTGGACAGCAGCTGGGCGCGGATCTGGCTCTCGATCTCTTCCATGATCGCCGGGTTGTCCTCGAGGAACTGGGCGGCGTTGGCCTTGCCCTGGCCGATCTTGCTGCCCTGGTAGCTGTACCAGGCGCCGGCCTTGTCGACCAGGCCGCACTGCACGCCCAGGTCGACCACCTCGCCGGCGTGGTAGATGCCCTTGCCGTAGAGGATCTGGAACTCGGCCTGGCGGAACGGCGGCGAGACCTTGTTCTTGACCACCTTGACCCGGGTCTCGTTGCCGGTGACCTCGTCGCCCTGCTTGACCGAGCCGGTGCGGCGGATGTCGAGGCGCACGCTGGAGTAGAACTTGAGCGCGTTGCCGCCGGTGGTGGTCTCGGGGCTGCCGAACATCACGCCGATCTTCATGCGGATCTGGTTGATGAACACCACCATGCAGTTGGCGTTCTTGATGTTGCCGGTGATCTTGCGCAGCGCCTGGGACATCAGCCGCGCCTGCAGGCCGACGTGGGAGTCGCCCATCTCGCCTTCGATCTCGGCGCGCGGGGTCAGCGCCGCCACCGAGTCGATGATGATCACGTCGACACCACCGGAGCGCACCAGCATGTCGCAGATCTCGAGGGCCTGCTCGCCGGTATCCGGCTGAGAGACTAGCAGGTCATCGAGGTTGACGCCGAGCTTCTCGGCGTAGCTCGGGTCGAGGGCGTGCTCGGCGTCGATGAAGGCGCAGGTCTTGCCCTGCTTCTGGGCCTGGGCGATCACCGACAGGGTCAGGGTGGTCTTGCCCGAGGATTCCGGGCCGAAGATCTCGACCACGCGGCCGAAGGGCAGGCCGCCGATGCCCAGGGCGATGTCCAGCCCCAGGGAACCGGTGGATACCGACGGCATCACCACGCGCGGGGTATCGCCCAGGCGCATCACGGTGCCCTTGCCGAACTGGCGCTCGATCTGGGAAAGCGCGGCGTTGAGCGCCTTGGAACGATTGTCGTCCTGAGCCATGAGGGTCTCCTAAGCGATCGCCGTGACGCACGGCGATGACGAAACATTGGCGGAATGACGGCGCGACGGCCGCCGAAAAGCACTGTATGACTGCACAGTAGTATGACGAAAAAGCGGCCGCTCGGCCACCCCGAACCGACCGCATCGGCCGAGGCCGAACTAGCCGTTTTCCAGCTCGGCGATCAGCCCCTCGAGGGCGGCGTTCACGGCCTGATCGCGCACCGCGTCACGCTCGCCGGCGAAGTGGTGACGCTCGGTGCGCACCCGGCCCGGGGCGCCCCAGGCCAGCCACACCGTGCCCACCGGCTTCTCGGCGCTGCCGCCGCCGGGGCCGGCCACGCCGCTGATGGCCACGGCCAGATCGGCGCCGCTCTCGGCGCAGGCGCCGGCCACCATGGCCTCGACCACCTCGTGACTGACCGCCCCGACGCGCTCGAGCAGCGCCTCGGGCACGCCCAGCAGGCGCGTCTTGGCGGCGTTGGAATAGGTCACGTAGCCGGTCTCGAAGTAGTCCGAGCTGCCGGCGATCTCGGTGATGGCATTCGCCACCCCGCCGCCGGTGCAGGACTCGGCGGTGGCGACGCTCGCGCCGCGCTCGCGGCACAGCGCGCCGAGGCGTTCGGCGAGACGGCGCGTCTGGGGCGATACGGACATGGAATCCCCTCCCTGTTGACCCTTAGGCGCTCCCCACCGAACGCTCGGAGCTGTTCCGGCGACAGGCCTGCGCGGGGCGCTGTGAACCCATCCCTGGGCGCTACTTTTGCCATCCCTGGCAAAAACCCCCACTACGACCTGTCCCCCGGCGCTCCTCGCTGTCGGCAACGCTTCGAGCATGACCCAAACGCCCCTGACGAAGGCCATCCTTGGGCGTAGAATACTGGCTTTGTCCGCGAGATGCATGGCACCTCACGCCATCCCGATATTCGCGTTTCTCACCGTCTCCACCGCCAGCCAAGGAAGCCCATGTCACAGGCCAGCGCCAAGCCGCACACGCCCATGATGACCCAGTATCTGAAGATCAAGCGCGAGCATCCCCAGGTGCTGCTCTTCTACCGCATGGGCGACTTCTACGAACTCTTCTTCGACGACGCCAAGCGCGCCGCGGCGCTGCTGGACATCACCCTGACCCAGCGCGGCCAGTCGGCCGGCCAGCCGATTCCCATGGCCGGCGTGCCCTACCACAGCGCCGAGGGCTACCTGGCGCGCCTGGTCGCCGCCGGCGAGTCGGTGGCCATCTGCGAGCAGATGGGCGACCCGGCCGCCGCCAAGGGCCCGGTGGAGCGCAAGGTGGTGCGCATCGTCACCCCCGGCACCCTCTACGACGAGGCGCTGCTCGACGCCCGCCGCGACAACCTGGTGGTGGCGATCCATTCGACCGGCGAGCGCTGGGGGCTTGCCTGGCTGGAACTCTCCAGCGGGCGCTTCAGCGTGCTCGAGGTGGAGGGCGAGGCCGAGATGCTGGCCGAGCTGACCCGCCTCGATCCGGCGGAGCTGCTGGTGGCCGACTGCCTGAGCCTTCCGCCGTCGCTCGAGGAGCGTCGCGGCCTGCGCCGCCAGAGCGACTGGCTGTTCGACCTGGAATCGGCCACCCGCACCCTGTGCGACCAGTTCGCCGTGCAGGACCTGCGCGGCTTCGGCTGCGCCCATCTGGAGGCCGCACTCACCGCCGCCGGGGTGCTGATCGACTACGCCCGCGACACCCAGCGCTCGCAGCTGCCCCATGTCACCGCCATCGGCGTCGAGAGCCGCGACGACGCCGTGGTGATCGACGCCGCCAGCCGCCGCAACCTGGAGATCGACGTCAACCTGGGCGGCGGCAGCGACAACACTCTGGCCAGCGTGCTCGACACCACCGCCACCGCCATGGGCTCGCGGCTGCTCAAGCGCTGGCTCAACCGCCCGCTGCGCGACCGCGATCAGGTCGGCGCCCGCCAGGCCGCCGTGGCCGCCCTGCTCGACCGTGACGGTTACCTGCCGCTGGGCGAGACGCTCAAGGCGATCGGCGACGTGGAGCGCATCCTGGCCCGGGTGGCGCTGTACAGCGCCCGCCCCCGGGATCTCGCCCGGCTGCGCGACGCCCTGGCGGCGCTGCCCGAACTCAAGGCCGAGCTCGCCGAGTACGAGGACGGCACCGCGCTGGACGAGCTCAAGCGCCATATCCGCCCCTATCCCGCGCTCGCCGACACCCTGGGCCGCGCGCTGGTCGAGAACCCGCCGGTGGTGATCCGCGACGGCGGCGTGATCGCCGAGGGCTTCGACGCCGAGCTCGACGAGCATCGCGGCCTGGCCGAGCACGCCGGCGACTACCTGGTGCAGCTGGAAACCCGCGAACGCGAGCGCACCGGGCTGACCGGCCTCAAGGTCGGCTACAACCGGGTCCATGGCTACTACATCGAGATTCCCCGCGCCCAGGCCCGCGAGGCGCCGGTGGACTACATCCGCCGCCAGACGCTGAAGAACGCCGAGCGCTTCATCATCCCCGAGCTCAAGGAGTTCGAGGACAAGGCGCTGTCGGCCAAGTCCCGCGCCCTGGCCCGGGAGAAGCTGCTCTACGACGGCCTGCTCGACGACCTCAACGCCGAACTGGCCCCGCTGCAGGCCACCGGCCGCTCCCTGGCCGCCCTGGACGTGCTGGCCGCGCTGGCCGAGCGCGCGCGTTCGCTGGACCTGGCTCGCCCGGCGCTGCCGGAGGCGCCGGGCCTCGACATCCGCGGCGGCCGCCACCCGGTGGTCGAGCGGGTCAGCGAGGCGCCCTTCGTGCCCAACGACATGGTGATGGACGACGCGCGGCGCATGCTGGTGATCACCGGCCCCAACATGGGCGGCAAGTCCACCTACATGCGCCAGGCGGCGCTGATCACCCTGCTCGCCCACACCGGCAGCTTCGTGCCGGCCGACAGCGCGAGCATCGGCCCGGTGGATCGCATCTTCACCCGCATCGGCTCCTCCGACGACCTGGCCGGCGGCCGCTCGACCTTCATGGTGGAGATGACCGAGACCGCCAACATCCTGCACAACGCCACCGACCACAGCCTGGTGCTGATGGACGAGATCGGCCGCGGTACCAGCACCTTCGACGGCCTGTCGCTGGCCTGGGCCAGCGCCGAACACCTGACCCGCACCCGCGCCTTCACGCTGTTCGCCACTCACTACTTCGAGATGACCGCGCTGGCCGAACAGGCCGAGAGCGTGGCCAACGTGCATCTGACGGCGGCGGAGCACCGTGACGGCATCGTCTTCATGCACCGAGTGGAGGACGGCCCGGCCAGCCAGAGTTACGGCCTGCAGGTCGCCCAGCTGGCCGGCGTGCCCCAGGGCGTGATCGCCCGGGCCCGGGAGAAGCTCGCGACGCTGGAGCAGCAGGAGGTCGACCAGGGCCAGCGCGCGCCGGTGGAACCCCGCGAAGGCGAAGAGGCGTCACCGCAGCAGGCGGATCTGTTCGCCAGCGCCCCGCATCCGATGGTGGAGAGCCTCTCGGGGCTGGCGCTGGACGAGCTGAGCCCACGCCAGGCACTGGAATGGCTGTACCGGTGGCAGGAGAGCCTGTAGGACGGAAGACCGATACAAGCGCCGGTCATCGCCGCCGCCCTCGGGCGGCGGCGATGCCATCGACTCGACGCGCCACGGCTTGCGGGCAGCATGGCGGGCCGACTAAAATGGTTCGATCAAGTTCTACTTATTATAAAAGCAGAAGTTTTTATAACTCAATTCGACATTCAAGACCGACTGGCCGCGGCGCGCCCCGGCCGAGGAAGGGAGACTGGCATGACATTCGTCGTCACCGAAAACTGCATCAAGTGCAAGTACACCGACTGTGTCGAGGTCTGCCCGGTGGACTGCTTCTATGAAGGACCCAACTTCCTGGTGATCCACCCCGACGAGTGCATCGACTGCGCGCTGTGCGAGCCCGAGTGCCCGGCCGAGGCGATCTTCTCCGAGGACGAGCTACCGGAAGGCCAGGAACAGTTCATCGAGATCAACGCCGAGCTGGCGGAGACGTGGCCGAACATCACCGAGAAGAAGGACCCGCTGCCCGACGCCGAGGAATGGGACGGCAAGCCCGGCAAGGCGGACCAGCTGGAGCGCTGAGCCCCGGGCAAGACGCTCGAGCGAAGCCCAGACACGACGACGCCGAATGTCTCTCGACATTCGGCGTCGTCGTTTCGCACTGCGATGAAGGAGAACACCCAGGCAAAAGGAAGGCGACCCGAAGGTCGCCCGCTCCCAGCCATCCTTGAGCGGTTCCTTCCGCTCGAACTCCTAGCCTTCCCTGCCCGGAAGCCGCGTCCTGCGACACCGGGCTCGGCTTGAGACTGCATCCCGTGGCGTCCTGCCGGGAGAGACTCCGCTCTCCCTTGTCCCGCTGACCATTCTGGCAGTCTTGCGCGACTTCTCAACCGGGCCTTCTCGCGCCCGACACGACGCCACCCTCACCACATTCAGAAAAAAACATTTAAAAACAACGGGATAAAAAATACCGGCGCCTGGAAGGCGCCGGTATTGTCGGGCGAGATGTCACGAATGTCGCCGGGCCCGTGTAGGCGATTTCCTACACGAGGACCGCCGATCGGCGCCGCTTACTGCCCCTTGATGGCACTGCGGCCCGGGTAGTCCACGCGCTCACCCAGCTCCTGCTCGATCACCAGCAGGCGGTTGTACTTGGCGACGCGGTCGGAGCGGCACAGCGAGCCGGTCTTGATCTGGCCGGCGGCGGTGCCCACGGCCAGGTCGGCGATGGTGGTGTCCTCGGTCTCGCCGCTGCGGTGGGAGATCACCGCGGTGAAGCCGGCGTCCTGGGCCATCCTGATCGCGTCCAGGGTCTCGGACAGCGAGCCGATCTGGTTGAACTTGATCAGGATGGAGTTGCCGATCTGCTCGTCGATGCCACGCTTGAGGATGCGCGTGTTGGTGACGAAGAGATCGTCGCCGACCAGCTGCACCTTGTCGCCAACCTTGTCGGTCAGCGCCTTCCAGCCGTCCCAGTCGGACTCGTCCATGCCGTCCTCGATGGAGACGATCGGATACTGGTCGCAGAGCTCGGCCAGGTAGTCGGCGAAGCCGGCGGCGTCGTACTGCTTCCCCTCGCCGGCGAGATCGTAGACGCCATCCTTGTAGAACTCGGAGGAGGCGCAATCGAGGGCCAGGGTGATGTCGCGGCCGAGCTCGTAACCGGCGTCGGACACCGCCTGCTTGATCACCGCCAGGGCCTCGGCGTTGGACGCCAGGTTCGGCGCGAAGCCGCCCTCGTCGCCCACCGAGGTGGACAAGCCACGACCGGCGAGCACCTTCTTCAGGGCGTGGAAGATTTCGGCGCCCATGCGCAGGCCTTCGCGGAAGCTCGGCGCGCCCACCGGCTGGATCATGAACTCCTGGATGTCGACGTTGTTGTCGGCATGCTCGCCGCCGTTGAGGATGTTCATCATCGGCACCGGCA
It includes:
- the mutS gene encoding DNA mismatch repair protein MutS, with amino-acid sequence MSQASAKPHTPMMTQYLKIKREHPQVLLFYRMGDFYELFFDDAKRAAALLDITLTQRGQSAGQPIPMAGVPYHSAEGYLARLVAAGESVAICEQMGDPAAAKGPVERKVVRIVTPGTLYDEALLDARRDNLVVAIHSTGERWGLAWLELSSGRFSVLEVEGEAEMLAELTRLDPAELLVADCLSLPPSLEERRGLRRQSDWLFDLESATRTLCDQFAVQDLRGFGCAHLEAALTAAGVLIDYARDTQRSQLPHVTAIGVESRDDAVVIDAASRRNLEIDVNLGGGSDNTLASVLDTTATAMGSRLLKRWLNRPLRDRDQVGARQAAVAALLDRDGYLPLGETLKAIGDVERILARVALYSARPRDLARLRDALAALPELKAELAEYEDGTALDELKRHIRPYPALADTLGRALVENPPVVIRDGGVIAEGFDAELDEHRGLAEHAGDYLVQLETRERERTGLTGLKVGYNRVHGYYIEIPRAQAREAPVDYIRRQTLKNAERFIIPELKEFEDKALSAKSRALAREKLLYDGLLDDLNAELAPLQATGRSLAALDVLAALAERARSLDLARPALPEAPGLDIRGGRHPVVERVSEAPFVPNDMVMDDARRMLVITGPNMGGKSTYMRQAALITLLAHTGSFVPADSASIGPVDRIFTRIGSSDDLAGGRSTFMVEMTETANILHNATDHSLVLMDEIGRGTSTFDGLSLAWASAEHLTRTRAFTLFATHYFEMTALAEQAESVANVHLTAAEHRDGIVFMHRVEDGPASQSYGLQVAQLAGVPQGVIARAREKLATLEQQEVDQGQRAPVEPREGEEASPQQADLFASAPHPMVESLSGLALDELSPRQALEWLYRWQESL
- the recA gene encoding recombinase RecA, producing MAQDDNRSKALNAALSQIERQFGKGTVMRLGDTPRVVMPSVSTGSLGLDIALGIGGLPFGRVVEIFGPESSGKTTLTLSVIAQAQKQGKTCAFIDAEHALDPSYAEKLGVNLDDLLVSQPDTGEQALEICDMLVRSGGVDVIIIDSVAALTPRAEIEGEMGDSHVGLQARLMSQALRKITGNIKNANCMVVFINQIRMKIGVMFGSPETTTGGNALKFYSSVRLDIRRTGSVKQGDEVTGNETRVKVVKNKVSPPFRQAEFQILYGKGIYHAGEVVDLGVQCGLVDKAGAWYSYQGSKIGQGKANAAQFLEDNPAIMEEIESQIRAQLLSTPEPKEESAEAEADTDAGGESS
- the eno gene encoding phosphopyruvate hydratase; its protein translation is MTKIVDVRALEVLDSRGNPTVQAEVRLESGAVGTACAPSGASTGSREALELRDGDKARYLGKGVLKAVEAANGVIRERLVGMDARDQRALDEAMLELDGTDNKATLGANAILAVSLAAAKAAANAKGAPLYAHIAELYGQPSRFRMPVPMMNILNGGEHADNNVDIQEFMIQPVGAPSFREGLRMGAEIFHALKKVLAGRGLSTSVGDEGGFAPNLASNAEALAVIKQAVSDAGYELGRDITLALDCASSEFYKDGVYDLAGEGKQYDAAGFADYLAELCDQYPIVSIEDGMDESDWDGWKALTDKVGDKVQLVGDDLFVTNTRILKRGIDEQIGNSILIKFNQIGSLSETLDAIRMAQDAGFTAVISHRSGETEDTTIADLAVGTAAGQIKTGSLCRSDRVAKYNRLLVIEQELGERVDYPGRSAIKGQ
- the fdxA gene encoding ferredoxin FdxA, with the protein product MTFVVTENCIKCKYTDCVEVCPVDCFYEGPNFLVIHPDECIDCALCEPECPAEAIFSEDELPEGQEQFIEINAELAETWPNITEKKDPLPDAEEWDGKPGKADQLER
- the alaS gene encoding alanine--tRNA ligase, translated to MKSADIRQAFLSYFEEQGHTIVPSSSLVPSNDPTLLFTNAGMVPFKDVFLGRDPRPYVRATSAQRCVRAGGKHNDLDNVGYTARHHTFFEMLGNFSFGDYFKRDAIRFAWTFLTEVLGLPKEKLWVTVHVSDDEAERIWKDEIGVDPERFSKLDEDNFWQMGDTGPCGPSSEIFFDHGAEVWGGPPGSPEEDGDRYIEIWNLVFMQFDRDAAGEMHPLPKPSIDTGMGLERIAAVMQGVHSNYEIDLFQNLLEAAARATGHDDTSTPSLRVIADHIRSCAFLITDGVLPSNEGRGYVLRRIIRRAVRHGHKLGAQGRFFHKLVGALDAEMGEAYPELREARHQIERVLLKEEEQFARTLDHGMGLLEEALAGLEGDTLPGETVFKLYDTYGFPYDLTADVCRERGVTLDEAGFERELEAQRERARAASQFGAAYEASLDLEGETDFTGYERLEDQAAVTAIVDREGNPLDGLEVEQRGMVVLDRTPFYAESGGQVGDTGYLEFDGGRFLVTDTQKQSGHHLHHGVLLEGALAVGDAVTPRVDASLRAASVRNHSATHLMHEALRIVLGEHVEQKGSLVTPERLRFDFSHFEPVTAEQLAEIERLVNEQVLANADTRIEHMTLDEAKAKGAAALFEAKYADSVRVLTIGADDFSIELCGGTHVRRSGDIGCFHIVSEAGVASGVRRIEAITGEAALAYFREQEARVSRIGERLKAKPEQVEERVESLVERNRGLEKELERLKAKLASAAGNDLLDEAREVKGVKVLAKRLEGVSGKELRGMLDQLKNKLGSGIVVLGVADEAAGKVSLIAGVTDDLTARVKAGALVNHVAGQVGGKGGGRPDMAQAGGSDAAALPAALESVPAWVEEAL
- a CDS encoding aspartate kinase, with translation MALYVQKFGGTSVGSVERIKAVAEKVKGFRDAGHQVVVVVSAMSGETNRLIGLANDINDEPTPRELDMLVSTGEQVTISLLTMALHKLGVPATSYTGSQVGIMTDSAHTKARIQRIETEDMRQDLDDGQVAVVAGFQGVDEEGNITTLGRGGSDTTGVALAAALNADECQIYTDVDGVYTTDPRVCSQAQRLDTITVEEMLELASLGSKVLQIRAVEFAGKYNVPLRVLSSFQDGPGTLIVADSDKDEDSMEEPLISGIAFTANEAKLTLLNTPDVPGVASKILGPIADANIEIDMIVQNVAPAGDYTDFTFTVAKGDYKLTLKILEEQVLPALGEGEVKGDDKIAKVSLVGVGMRSHAGVASKMFRVLSEENINIRMVSTSEIKISVVVDEKQMELAVRALHQAFGLDKNDIESE
- a CDS encoding CinA family protein, whose amino-acid sequence is MSVSPQTRRLAERLGALCRERGASVATAESCTGGGVANAITEIAGSSDYFETGYVTYSNAAKTRLLGVPEALLERVGAVSHEVVEAMVAGACAESGADLAVAISGVAGPGGGSAEKPVGTVWLAWGAPGRVRTERHHFAGERDAVRDQAVNAALEGLIAELENG
- a CDS encoding regulatory protein RecX; the encoded protein is MAGPVRSEDATPRDDAIRLLARREYARAELRDRLAAKGHAPEAVEACLDALVEQGLQSDVRFAESFLRSRVARGQGPVRIRAELSRRGVDDATARGAFDEAGGEVDWFELAATTLARRFSGPGQEPRERARRERFLAGRGFDFDQLRHAMNHAWDDA